The Mangrovivirga cuniculi genomic sequence ATAAAGAAGCAATAAGATTATGTGTTGAACTGAATAACACACCTCTTCTTTCTATGTGCTACAAGTTAAAAGCAAGTATCGCATTAGAAGAAAACAATTTAGCTGAAGCAGAAAAGTACTTTCTGACAACTTTAGGTATTTCAGATTCATTAGGAATATATTCTCAAAAATTAGCTGTAATAGAATCTCACCTGGGACTAGCTGAGATTTATATCCTTAAAAATGACAAAGAAAATTATCTGAAAAACATACAAGAAGCTCTGAAAATCAGCAAAAAAGAAAAATTTGTAAAATACTTACCCGGTATATATAATTCATTTATCAACTATCACATTGATAACGAAAACTATGAAGAGATCAGTAATTACCTGGTGGAATATGAAAATGTATACGATAGCTTAAGAATATCTGAATTTAATGATAAGTCTAATTTGACTAAAAACGTTCTTGATGCTTTCGAACTGGAAGAAAAAGCGGCAGTATTAGCTGCGATAAATAACCAACAAACAACCTCCTTGCGACAATCCAGAATCACTGTTGTGGTAGTCGGAATCCTGGCAATACTTCTTGCCGCATTACTTTATTTCTTATACCGAAGTAATAAGAAAATTAATAAAATAAATAACGAACTTATCAGACAAACGGAAACGATTAATCATCAAAAGGAGAATCTGGAAACTTTAAATAATACTAAAAACAAGTTTTTCAGCATAGTTGCCCATGATTTTAAAAGTCCGCTTGCATCGCTAAGTTCATTTTCTAATCTTTTAGTAAACCACTCCGAAAACTTTTCAAAAGAAGAAATTATCGATCTGAGTAAAAAAATGAACACCTCCCTTCATAAGACGATCAGACTGGCAGACAATTTATTAAAATGGGCTTCCATTCAAATGAATAACATTGAAAGTAATAAAATAAGATTTGAATTAAATGCAGTCATTAACGAAGTTACGGAAGTTTATTCTCCGATCGCTGCAGACAAAAAAATTAAATTAGATGTCAATATAAAAGATTCTATTACAGTTTATTCCGATAAAAATCAATTGGAATTTATCATTCGTAATCTGGTAAACAATGCAATAAAATTCACCTCCAGTGGTGGATCTGTCAAGGTTGAATCAAATACAGTAACTGGTAATTATAAAACATTAAAAATATCAGATACAGGAAAAGGAATGACCAGTGAAGTCAAAAATCAGATTTTTAATGCCGGTTACATAAAAAAGACTGAAGGAACAGCCGGAGAGAAAGGCACAGGACTCGGACTGACGCTGGTGAAAGAATTTGCCGAAATCAACAACATAAAAATCGACCTTGATAGCATTGAAGGAAAAGGAACAAGTATCACTTTGTTCTTCAATTAATTAATTATTATTCGTTGCGCAATTGATATTCTTGTACTACCTTTGTAAGTAATTACTCACTTCTGAATGACTGATAAAAAAGAAAAAATACTAAATGCAGCTTTGGAATTATTCTCCTCAGATGGCTACAATGGCACTTCAACGGGAAAAATAGCCAGAAAAGCAGGTGTATCTGAAGGTCTGATTTTTCGTCATTTCACTAATAAAGAAGGGTTATTAAAAGCTGTGGTGGATCTTGGAGAAGAAAGAGTTAAACAGCTTTACAATCCATTATTGAATTTAAATGAACCAAAGAAAATAATTAAAAAAGCAATTGACATCCCATTCGAGGTCCCGGTAGAAGAATATCAGTTTTGGAAACTTCAGTATAAAATCAAATGGGAAATTGAAGATTATAATGATGAAAAACTGGATCCTGTAAGGGCAGCTTTAAGAAATGCATTTGAAAAATTAGAATATCAATTTCCGGAAATGGAATCTGAGGCATTGATTATTTTGACAGAAGGAATAGGAGGAAGCATACTAAAAGGATCTGCTTTAAACAGAAAAAACGTTAAGGAATATCTTTACAATAAATACGAAATATAAAAAATTTGAGAAAATAATAAGTAATTAATCACTTATAAAAAAATGAAAAATGCACAAACAGTACTTATAACTGGCGCTTCTTCAGGAATGGGGAAAGATATGGCCAATGCTTTGATCGACCTTGGTTACACGGTGTATGCAGCTGCCAGAAGAATTGAAAATATGACAGAAATAGGTGATAAAGGTGGTATACCGGTTAAAATGGATATCACGAATGAAAGTGATATTGAAACAGTAATAAAAATCATTAAAGATAATCATGATGGAGTTGATATTTTGATCAATAACGCAGGATTTGGACTTTACGGTGCCGTAGAAGATACTTCTATTGAAGAAGCGAGATATCAATTTGAAGTAAACCTGTTTGGCCTGGCATCACTGACCCGGAAGGTATTACCCTATATGCGAAAAAATAAAAGTGGGAAGATCATAAACATATCATCTATGGGCGGAAAAATATATACTCCAATGGGGGCGTGGTACCATGCCACAAAATTTGCATTAGAAGGATGGTCTGACTGCCTCAGACTTGAATTAAAACCATTTGATATTGATGTTATACTAATCGAACCTGGTATAATTAAAACGGCATTTGGCACTACACTTCACGACCCATTATTAAAAAGATCAGGAAATAGTGAATACAGTAAAATGGCTACAGCGATTGCTAAGGCTACAAAAAAATCATACAATAGTGAAGCCGGATCCTCTCCCAGAGTGATAACTAATCAAATAATTAAAGCGATAAACTCAAAAAGACCTAAAACAAGATATGTTGCCGGAGCTATGGCTAAACCTCTAATCATTTTAAGAAGAATATTGAGTGATAAAATGTTTGACAAGATAATAATGAGTCAGGTGAAATAAATTTCTTATTTAACAGGATAATAATTATAAATAAGACTTAGTTTTTTAAAAAAATTGTAATTTTAATTATGCAATCAAACACCAAATTCTGTTAATTTATGAACTTAAAAAATGACCTTCGAGATGTTGGCTACGACCTCATCGATAGCCCGATTCGTAATCACAAACCTCTCCAGTTATGGTTAAAAAAGACCTTTGATGTTCCTGAATTATATTATGAAAATGTAAACCATGCTTTTAGGTCCGACACCGAAATAGATATTATCGAAGATCAGGCGCTAAGAGTTAATTACAACCAACAACAGCAATATAAATTTAACATAGGCATTACAGTTCTCGAACAGTTATTGGTTTCACTGGGATTGGGAAATCTTTCCCTTTCAAGCAAATTCAAAAGCGGCTCTTCTGTCTCAATCAGTTATGGAAAAAGCAAGACGCTAACAATACCTTCAGGAATTATTTCCAGGTTCTTTTCCATGGCTGACTTTCAACACCCAAATCCTGAATTGATTAGAAATGCAAACAGGAACAATATATTGATAATCACGGGAGTGTTGTCAGCGAAAGATCTGAAAGCAACAATTGTAACTAATAAAGAAATTGACAATAGTGTTACGGGAGAACTATCAGATATGGCTGAGGGAAACGCATCATTTCAGATGACTAGTGACAATGTAATGGAAATATATTCTGAAGGAAATGCCGCTTTTCCGATTGCTGTAAAAGCAAACAGGCTGGATTTTGATAAAGGAGAGTACAGTGATATCAAATTAATTACTGATAATCGTTCTTTCTTTTAATCCCTGGTAAATTGTATTGTTATACTTTCAGGAAACCGAATTTTCAAGAGAGAAAGATTAATATAATAAATAATATTTATACTAATCAATTAAAAATATTTTAATAAATAATTATATAATTTCAAGATAATGGACTATCTTATATATCCTGTCACTTTAAAACGATAGAGATATGAAGTATTTCAACGTCATTTTAAAAAATGGAGAAAAGGGTCGTTTAGCCTGCGAAGACAAAACAAATCTCATTTTAAAATACTTTAATGGAGATGAGGATCTTTTCCGTTCTCGAGTAAAGGCGATCACCTGGACAGATAAATCCTTGATCTATTCAGAGAATGTTGACACTGGATCTGTCTCAAAAGAAAAAATTGATATAAACTCACAATTAATGGACTGGGGTACTAATCATTACAGTGGTTGATTTTACTTAAGTACTATAGAAATCACATCAAAAGATTCCAGTAACATCCAGATCACAAATAATAAGTAGCCAACAAGCATTCCGATGCCTTCAGATCTTGAAAGTACAAGATTATAGCGTAATAAAGCAAAAAAAGCGATTGTAGCGATGGTTAGAAATAACATCATCGGAACAGCTATTGTTATATTTACAGTAGCTGCACCCGCTATCAAAACTCCGGCAGGCACTGCCACAAGTAAATCGAATATATTACTTCCGAGCACATTTGACAACCCTGCTGTTCCATCACCCTTTTGAGCAGCTCTAATACTCACAACAGCGTCTGGTACACTAGTAGCAGCAGCAATGACTGTGATACCCCAGAAAAAATCAGGTGTGTTAAAGTACTCTCCAAGAAACAGCGCTCCTCTGACTAGCCCCTCTACACTTACCAGAATTAATACCAGGCTGATAACCAGCTTAAGCCAGATTTTCCAAATTTCTTCATGCTCCTTTCGGTTATCTCCATTTGTTTTTTCTCTGTGTTCCTTTGTGTCAACAAATTGCAGATAAATATACAGTCCATATAGCAGGAATGGAATAAGTGCTAGCTCCCTGGTAACACTTCCAATAATATTATCAGTACCTTCCTCAGGATAATAAATTACTCCTAAAGCAAAAGTTAGCATTAATACCACAATTGAAGTTAGGTAAAATTGCGAGTCTTTATACACTAAACTGTGATCTGCCTTTTGAGAACCATATAAAGCTGAAGAAAGACCGGGAATCACCATTATATTAAAAATTGCGCTGCCAACCACAGCAGATACACCCAGATCGAAAGTACCATGTAAAATAGTTGACACCAATACTGCAGAAAGTTCCGGAAAGCTTGATCCCACTGCCATAATTAAACTCCCCTTCACCACAGAAGGAAGATCATAGTGGTTAGCAAGAATTTCAGAAGCATTTTCGAGCATAGATCCTCCCTTATAAACTATCAATGATGAGACAATAATTATGAATATATAAAGGGCTAGCTCCATAGGTTAAAAAATATGCTAAATCTATTAAGTGCGTCTATCTAATCTCTTCAATTTTGAATTACTCGTTAATTTAACTAAATTATTTTAAAGACAAAGTGCTATTTAAATGATCGATAAGCTTCCAATAGCATTCAATATCTCGTTTATTGCCATTACAACAGCAGTATTACTCTTTTTATATAAAACATCGAAAGGTAATAAACTTATTCTTGCAAGTCTTATTTTCGGGCTTTTTATGCAGGGAATAGCGGGCTATTATGAATTTTATATCGACTCAATAAAAAAACTTACTTTTCATATCTTATTTTTATTCTTACCCCCATTTATACCGATTTGTATTTATTTATTTACTTCCAGGGGTAAAAAACTACTCAAAGGTTTTGAGTTAAAATGGCTTACCTTAATGCAGTTTTTAAGGCTACCCATCGCATTCATTCTGGCAGGTTTATATTTCTACAAACTAGTACCCCAGTCAATCACTTTCCTGGGAACAAACTTTGATATTCTGGCAGGATTAAGTGCTCCGGCAATATTTTATTACGGCTATCAGAAAAAATCACTAAGTATATATGTGATGATCTTATGGAATATTCTGGCTCTTTACTCCCTTATCCAATTATTTGTAGTTGTTCTTTTTGCTTTACCCTCTCCTTTCCAGACATTTATCTATAAGCAATCAGCTAGTGGTATATTATATTTCCCCTATGTCTGGCTTTTCGGCTTTATTACTCCATCCTTTATGTTTGGTCATTTAACGGCTATTTCTCACTTGTTTAAAATTGGAAATGAATATGGCTTTGATCATAATCTTAAAAGGGTATTGAGCTAAAATATCCTATTTTAAAAAAATTTAAACTTGATATGTAAAAAGGAAATTCATTAACTGTTAAATATTGTAACAATTAATGAATATAAATGACATATTGATTAATTGAAAAACTTCTTCACCAATTTAAGTGCATTATTATTTTCCTCACCTTTCAAAATATTTTTAAATTCTGCCTGCTCATTTGGAGACATATTAGTTTTAAACTCAATAGAATTAAAATCAACTTTTTTTGCTCCCATTTGCCAGCTTGGAAAAGCTCTGTCATTAATTGGACCACTAGTAATCATGACAATGTTACTATGTCTTGGATCCCCTTTTATTCTATCGTACAATGCTAAGATTTCATCATACTCTCCTTCTAGATATTGGACAAATTGCTTATCAGAATACAGCAATACTCCAGTAAGATTATATTCCTTATTATTTTTATTGCAGGATTGAAGTATATTTTCAATTTCTTCAGATGTGCAATTAGGATTTCTTTTACTTAAATAAACTAAATGTGATAACATAGGTAAAAAATTTGAGTGAAAAAATAAACCATCATGTGTTTTGTAATAGTATTATCAGCCTAACCCTTTGGATTAAATAATAGGTTAGCCAAATAATAACTTAAAAATTAAGAGAGTATAATATTGAGATTTAATTTACCTCCTTACAAAACCTACAATCTGCAACAAGATATAAGACTAATTGTTCAAACATCTCAATAAAAAAAGATTTTATATTAGAAAAATCATTTAAGCTGATAAATTAGTCCTATTAATTATCATAGCAGGTGATTTCTTGAACATCCTAAAGCCAGACAATTCACTATTAAACAATCTCTGATTTTCTTCACAGAAAATTGAATCGAAAAATCCAGTGATTAAATACCCGTTATCGTTAATATTTCGATGAAAATTTTTCACTAGCTTTGACTTTGTATCAGCATCAAAATAAATCATTACATTTCTGCAAAATATCAAATCAAAATCCTGGTCTATTTTATCAGTCACAAGGTTATGATATTTAAAAGTAGTATTACTTAAAAGATCGGGCCGCATCATCACATGAGGAGCGTTTCTCTTAAAATACCTACTGAAAGTACCGAACTTATTATATTCTGTATAATTCTTTTCGTAATCAACAATCTTTAGCTCGTGATATACTCCTGACCTGGCTACTTCCAATGCAGTGTGATTCATATCAGTAGCCAATATCCTGGTCTGGTGCAACATTCCCATTTCGTATAACACAATAGCTAAGGTATAGACTTCTTCCCCGGTAGAACAACCAGCAATCCAGATGTTCAGATTTTGCTTCGATTTAAATTCGTTATATAATACACTTCTCAATCTACTCCACATTACAGGATCTCTGAACATTGCAGTTAATCCAACACTTACTTCATCCATAAATTTATATACCAGAGAAGGTTTCTGAAGCATATCGGTCCATAGATCATGTATTGTGTTATAACCAAGAACATGTAGCACACGATTTACTCTTCGATTCAAAGACTGTGGTTCATAACAAGTAAAATCAAATCCATATTTGGCATATAACACTTCAGTAAATGAATTGATCTCTGCCTGTGTGACTTTCATAATTGATATTTTAAATGGCTGAAAATTCTATGATACCTTTTTAAGTAATTCACCTTCTAACATCCATAAAAAAGAAACATTGGCCATTTCATCTTTTTCGATATCAAATTCTGATTCAATAAAAATAAAGGCATCCATTTCTGTATCTGCTTCTAATGCCTCTTTAACAGTTATTTTAGGTACATCACCAAATATTGAAATTTCCAATTGGTTAGATATTTCAGTAATAAATGTGGCAGAAAGGATATTGTCAATCTCAAGTAATATATTTTCTACTGCATTTTTATCGAGAAGTTTATCGTGCCCGGAATGACATAGTGCAGTGATTAAGCCAGCAGTGTAGGCATCGAAGATTAAGAAACTTTTACCATTACTTTCACCGATCAAAGGCGTGATCAAAATTTGATCTTCGTTTGTTACTTTATCTGAGATAAATAACTTTTCATCACCGACTCCTATTCTAACCTTGATCTTCTTAACTTTTACCTCCCTTTTAATGATCATTGCGAATGCACTGGCAGCCTTTTCTAATCCGGCATTTATTATATCTTTAAATCTTTCGCTCATTTCTTAAGTATGATATCCAAGCCTCTGTCACTGATTTGACAGACTCATGTTAAAAATCGAATTAGTTATTGTAGAAATATTTAATACCGGACATACGTTCCCATTACCCAGTATCGTAACACCACTGATAAAATCTACATTATCTAAAGGTTTGGAAAGTGGCTTTTCTATAATCTCTTTTTGTTGAAGAAGTTTATCGACTACCATCCCAATGGTTCTGCCATTATAGGTTACAATGACAATATCAATTTTATCATCTTTTTGCAACTTGTTATAGCTGTTAAAAATTCTCTGTCTTAATGTTCCTCCTGTTTGGAATAGATCTTTTAAGAATACAATAGAAATAGTCTTCCCTAAATGAGAAGCAACAATTCCATTACTGATTTTATACAGGTCTGTTTTATTATAAGAGACTACCGCTTCAGTATATGAAAGGGGAATGGCGTATTCCTGATCCTCCAGCTGAAAAAGCAAAGTTCCTTTGACAGCCATGGATGAAGGTAGCTTCAAGGTTATTAGAGTCCCCTCCCCTTTTTTTGTATCGATATTTATTTGTCCACCGATTGAATCAGTAGCCTTTTTAACCACATCCATACCAACTCCCCGGCCAGATAAAGAAGAAACATTATCCCGGGTGGAAAATCCCGGTTCAAAAATCAACATTACTACCTCGTTATCATTCATCAATGATAACATCTCCTTTGTTACAAGACCCTTGCTAAGCGCTTTTGATTTGACCTTCTCAATATCGATTCCCTGACCATCATCTTCGATTTCGATAATCACACCATCATTATCATTGTATGATCTTAGATTTATAACACCTCTCTCAGGTTTACCGATTGCTTTTCTTTCTTCAGGTTTTTCTATTCCATGGCTTATCGAATTTCTGATTAGGTGTATAAGTGAATCGCTGATAATTTGAAGAATATTTCGATCGATTTCTGTACTTTCACCTTCGATCTGAAGGTCAACATTTTTATTTTCACTAACAGCGGCATCACGCACCACTCTTTTGAATTTATTGAATAAAAATCCAACCTGAACAAGACGTACATTCATTACGGAATACTGAAGATCAGAAGAAATTCGCTTCAGTCTGCTAAATTCATTATTGCTGGCACATTCAACTCCTTCAAGTGAGGTGGTGATCCTATCGCGTTCTATAATTAACTCTCCCACGAGGTTTAATAAATTATCGAGTTTACCAACCGGCACTTGTACCAGATCAGAAAATGTGACTTTATTTAATTCCTCTTCATTAGTTTTTACTTCTAATTCTTCTTCAGGTCCATTTTCTTCCGAAATGATGAATTCATCCTTTTGGATAGATGAAAAAGACTCCCCATTATTATTGGGGAGCTCCTTATCGGAAACTTGATCTACTATTGTTAAACTGGGATCATTATCTTCAGTATTTTTATTATCTTCCTGGTTTTCAGAATTGCTTTTAGATTCTCTTATTAATACGTCAATCCTTGTTTTGATTCCACG encodes the following:
- a CDS encoding gasdermin; translated protein: MNLKNDLRDVGYDLIDSPIRNHKPLQLWLKKTFDVPELYYENVNHAFRSDTEIDIIEDQALRVNYNQQQQYKFNIGITVLEQLLVSLGLGNLSLSSKFKSGSSVSISYGKSKTLTIPSGIISRFFSMADFQHPNPELIRNANRNNILIITGVLSAKDLKATIVTNKEIDNSVTGELSDMAEGNASFQMTSDNVMEIYSEGNAAFPIAVKANRLDFDKGEYSDIKLITDNRSFF
- a CDS encoding oxidoreductase, with translation MKNAQTVLITGASSGMGKDMANALIDLGYTVYAAARRIENMTEIGDKGGIPVKMDITNESDIETVIKIIKDNHDGVDILINNAGFGLYGAVEDTSIEEARYQFEVNLFGLASLTRKVLPYMRKNKSGKIINISSMGGKIYTPMGAWYHATKFALEGWSDCLRLELKPFDIDVILIEPGIIKTAFGTTLHDPLLKRSGNSEYSKMATAIAKATKKSYNSEAGSSPRVITNQIIKAINSKRPKTRYVAGAMAKPLIILRRILSDKMFDKIIMSQVK
- a CDS encoding ATP-binding protein; the protein is MKKGLITIFFIASLVNINSQVIDSIQSVINDPSLTTTQRINELNDLSRELTYISPVMAMKSANEALSLAIEYNNKRGQAYAYRNISNIFTLNEHFYSGTEHIQKALKIFNEIGDSTGVADCYISLGHYFKQLKDYKEQNKYHKKSHKIYSRFDLPSRLAVTSFNLAESYFYLKQYDKARSLNKEAIRLCVELNNTPLLSMCYKLKASIALEENNLAEAEKYFLTTLGISDSLGIYSQKLAVIESHLGLAEIYILKNDKENYLKNIQEALKISKKEKFVKYLPGIYNSFINYHIDNENYEEISNYLVEYENVYDSLRISEFNDKSNLTKNVLDAFELEEKAAVLAAINNQQTTSLRQSRITVVVVGILAILLAALLYFLYRSNKKINKINNELIRQTETINHQKENLETLNNTKNKFFSIVAHDFKSPLASLSSFSNLLVNHSENFSKEEIIDLSKKMNTSLHKTIRLADNLLKWASIQMNNIESNKIRFELNAVINEVTEVYSPIAADKKIKLDVNIKDSITVYSDKNQLEFIIRNLVNNAIKFTSSGGSVKVESNTVTGNYKTLKISDTGKGMTSEVKNQIFNAGYIKKTEGTAGEKGTGLGLTLVKEFAEINNIKIDLDSIEGKGTSITLFFN
- a CDS encoding chemotaxis protein CheA, whose protein sequence is MKGKEEEYKQLFMGEGLEQHEALNNLLTELEKNPEDSSIVDEIFRITHTLKGNASGMGFSEIASLAHTLEDLFCAIKHGEFKLNNKIFEAAFKALDVMGKQLSALKDNKKVAYRGIKTRIDVLIRESKSNSENQEDNKNTEDNDPSLTIVDQVSDKELPNNNGESFSSIQKDEFIISEENGPEEELEVKTNEEELNKVTFSDLVQVPVGKLDNLLNLVGELIIERDRITTSLEGVECASNNEFSRLKRISSDLQYSVMNVRLVQVGFLFNKFKRVVRDAAVSENKNVDLQIEGESTEIDRNILQIISDSLIHLIRNSISHGIEKPEERKAIGKPERGVINLRSYNDNDGVIIEIEDDGQGIDIEKVKSKALSKGLVTKEMLSLMNDNEVVMLIFEPGFSTRDNVSSLSGRGVGMDVVKKATDSIGGQINIDTKKGEGTLITLKLPSSMAVKGTLLFQLEDQEYAIPLSYTEAVVSYNKTDLYKISNGIVASHLGKTISIVFLKDLFQTGGTLRQRIFNSYNKLQKDDKIDIVIVTYNGRTIGMVVDKLLQQKEIIEKPLSKPLDNVDFISGVTILGNGNVCPVLNISTITNSIFNMSLSNQ
- a CDS encoding sodium:calcium antiporter: MELALYIFIIIVSSLIVYKGGSMLENASEILANHYDLPSVVKGSLIMAVGSSFPELSAVLVSTILHGTFDLGVSAVVGSAIFNIMVIPGLSSALYGSQKADHSLVYKDSQFYLTSIVVLMLTFALGVIYYPEEGTDNIIGSVTRELALIPFLLYGLYIYLQFVDTKEHREKTNGDNRKEHEEIWKIWLKLVISLVLILVSVEGLVRGALFLGEYFNTPDFFWGITVIAAATSVPDAVVSIRAAQKGDGTAGLSNVLGSNIFDLLVAVPAGVLIAGAATVNITIAVPMMLFLTIATIAFFALLRYNLVLSRSEGIGMLVGYLLFVIWMLLESFDVISIVLK
- a CDS encoding CheR family methyltransferase is translated as MKVTQAEINSFTEVLYAKYGFDFTCYEPQSLNRRVNRVLHVLGYNTIHDLWTDMLQKPSLVYKFMDEVSVGLTAMFRDPVMWSRLRSVLYNEFKSKQNLNIWIAGCSTGEEVYTLAIVLYEMGMLHQTRILATDMNHTALEVARSGVYHELKIVDYEKNYTEYNKFGTFSRYFKRNAPHVMMRPDLLSNTTFKYHNLVTDKIDQDFDLIFCRNVMIYFDADTKSKLVKNFHRNINDNGYLITGFFDSIFCEENQRLFNSELSGFRMFKKSPAMIINRTNLSA
- a CDS encoding TetR/AcrR family transcriptional regulator, whose product is MTDKKEKILNAALELFSSDGYNGTSTGKIARKAGVSEGLIFRHFTNKEGLLKAVVDLGEERVKQLYNPLLNLNEPKKIIKKAIDIPFEVPVEEYQFWKLQYKIKWEIEDYNDEKLDPVRAALRNAFEKLEYQFPEMESEALIILTEGIGGSILKGSALNRKNVKEYLYNKYEI
- a CDS encoding BLUF domain-containing protein, giving the protein MLSHLVYLSKRNPNCTSEEIENILQSCNKNNKEYNLTGVLLYSDKQFVQYLEGEYDEILALYDRIKGDPRHSNIVMITSGPINDRAFPSWQMGAKKVDFNSIEFKTNMSPNEQAEFKNILKGEENNNALKLVKKFFN